From Phaeocystidibacter marisrubri, the proteins below share one genomic window:
- the rplJ gene encoding 50S ribosomal protein L10 yields the protein MTREEKNNAIEELVTILEGTNILYIADIAGLDAETTSNLRRAAFKNDIKLSVVKNTLLKKAMERSEKPFDGLFETLKGNSSIMIAETGNAPAKLIKEFRKKSDKPILKGAYIEEAIYVGDDQLDALSNIKSKEELIGDVIMLLQSPAKNVISALQGSAGNKVAGLVKALEERAQ from the coding sequence AAAATAATGCAATTGAAGAACTAGTAACTATCCTCGAGGGTACGAACATTTTGTACATCGCAGATATTGCTGGTCTAGACGCCGAGACGACTTCGAACTTGAGACGCGCAGCGTTCAAGAACGACATCAAGCTTAGCGTTGTTAAGAACACTTTGCTGAAGAAGGCTATGGAGCGTTCTGAGAAACCATTTGATGGTCTTTTCGAAACGTTGAAAGGCAACTCCAGCATCATGATCGCTGAAACAGGTAACGCTCCTGCTAAACTCATCAAAGAGTTCCGCAAGAAAAGCGATAAGCCTATCCTTAAGGGTGCCTACATTGAAGAGGCTATCTATGTAGGAGACGATCAGTTGGATGCACTCAGCAACATCAAGAGCAAGGAAGAACTCATTGGAGATGTTATCATGCTCTTGCAATCGCCTGCTAAGAACGTTATTTCTGCACTACAAGGAAGCGCAGGAAATAAGGTGGCAGGTCTTGTTAAGGCTCTTGAAGAAAGAGCTCAGTAA
- the rplL gene encoding 50S ribosomal protein L7/L12: MADIKELGEALVNLTVKEVNELATYLKEEHGIEPAAAAVAVAGPAAGGEAGGGDEKTEFDVILKSAGASKLAVVKLVKEMTGLGLKEAKEKVDSAPAAIKEGVAKDEAEALKAQLEEAGAEVELK, from the coding sequence ATGGCTGATATCAAAGAATTGGGCGAAGCTCTAGTTAACCTTACTGTAAAAGAAGTTAACGAACTCGCTACCTACTTGAAGGAAGAGCATGGCATTGAGCCTGCAGCTGCTGCTGTAGCTGTTGCTGGTCCAGCTGCTGGTGGAGAAGCCGGTGGTGGTGACGAGAAAACAGAATTCGACGTTATCCTTAAGTCTGCTGGAGCTTCTAAGCTTGCAGTTGTGAAATTGGTTAAAGAAATGACCGGTCTCGGACTGAAAGAAGCTAAGGAGAAAGTAGACAGCGCTCCTGCTGCTATTAAGGAAGGCGTTGCCAAGGACGAGGCAGAAGCCTTGAAGGCTCAGCTTGAAGAAGCTGGTGCCGAGGTAGAGCTCAAGTAA
- the rpoB gene encoding DNA-directed RNA polymerase subunit beta produces the protein MANPLAHTSERISFASTLAQAAYPDFLDIQLKSFQDFFQIETKPEERNSEGLYRTFAENFPITDARNQFVLEFIDYFIDPPRYSEIECIERGLTFSVPLKARLKLYCTDPEHEDFETIVQDVFLGSIPYMTPRGTFIINGAERIVVSQLHRSPGVFFGQSFHANGTKLYSARIIPFKGSWIEFATDINSVMYAYIDRKKKLPVTTLLRSIGYERDKDILEIFDLAEEVKVSKTALKRVVGRRLAARVLKTWIEDFVDEDTGEVVSIERNEVVLDRDTLLEKDHLDVILDAEVANILLHKEDVESSEYAIIYNTLQKDPTNSEKEAVEHIYRQLRNAEPPDEETARGIIDKLFFSEQRYNLGEVGRYRLNKKLGLEIESDVQVLTKDDIIHIIRYLIQLINSKAEVDDIDHLSNRRVRTVGEQLANQFGVGLARMARTIRERMNVRDNEVFTPIDLINAKTLSSVINSFFGTNQLSQFMDQTNPLSEITHKRRLSALGPGGLSRERAGFEVRDVHYTHYGRLCPIETPEGPNIGLISSLCVYAKVNNMGFIETPYRKVENGKVRLDQAPNYLSAEEEEEKVIAQANAPLNPDGTFENNRVKVRDEGDFPVLEPSEINYMDVAPNQIASISASLIPFLEHDDANRALMGSNMMRQAVPLLRPDRPIVGTGLEGQVARDSRVLAQAEGDGVVEFVDAREIHIRYDRTEEDRLVSFDDDVKVYHLTKFLKTNQSTTITLRPIVARGERVTKGQILCEGYGTEKGDLALGRNLLVAFMPWKGYNFEDAIVINEKVVREDIFTSIHIDEYTLEVRDTKLGMEELTSDIPNVSEEATKDLDENGIIRIGAEVKPGDILIGKITPKGESDPSPEEKLLRAIFGDKAGDVKDASLKASPSLQGVVVNKKLFSRAVKDKRQRQSDKEELEVLELEFNSQLEGVRGIFIEKLSQLVAGKTCQGVTNDLNEEVIPKGTKFTQKVLNSIEDFTRITGGTWTTDTDKNELITNLVHNYKIKVNDLTGIYRRKKFQISVGDELPAGIIKLAKVYIAKKRKLKVGDKMAGRHGNKGIVAKIVREEDMPFLEDGTPVDIVLNPLGVPSRMNIGQIYETVLGWAGKNLGKHYATPIFDGASLDDIKKETDAAGVPEFGHTYLHDGGTGQRFDQKATVGVIYMLKLGHMVDDKMHARSIGPYSLITQQPLGGKAQFGGQRFGEMEVWALEAFGASNILREILTVKSDDVVGRAKTYETIVKGERMPEPGIPESFNVLLHEMQGLGLKITLD, from the coding sequence ATGGCGAATCCTCTGGCGCATACATCGGAAAGGATCAGCTTTGCTTCAACGCTAGCCCAAGCCGCTTACCCGGACTTCTTGGACATCCAGCTGAAATCCTTTCAGGACTTCTTCCAAATTGAAACCAAACCCGAAGAGCGAAATAGCGAAGGTTTGTACAGAACTTTTGCTGAAAACTTCCCTATCACGGACGCACGCAACCAGTTCGTTTTGGAGTTTATCGACTACTTCATTGACCCACCGAGATACTCAGAAATTGAGTGTATCGAGAGAGGATTGACGTTTAGCGTCCCTCTAAAGGCCAGACTCAAACTTTACTGTACAGATCCTGAGCACGAGGATTTTGAAACCATCGTTCAAGATGTGTTCCTCGGTTCTATTCCGTACATGACCCCAAGGGGTACATTTATCATTAACGGTGCTGAGCGTATTGTCGTATCTCAGCTTCACCGTTCACCAGGTGTATTCTTCGGTCAATCATTCCACGCGAATGGTACGAAGCTCTATTCAGCTCGTATTATTCCTTTCAAGGGATCTTGGATCGAATTTGCAACTGACATCAACAGTGTAATGTACGCGTACATTGATCGTAAGAAGAAGCTTCCGGTTACTACCTTGCTTCGTTCTATCGGTTATGAGCGCGATAAGGATATTCTTGAAATCTTCGACCTAGCAGAGGAGGTTAAAGTTTCTAAAACGGCATTGAAGCGCGTTGTTGGACGTCGTCTAGCAGCTCGTGTTCTCAAAACGTGGATTGAAGACTTCGTAGATGAGGATACAGGTGAAGTTGTATCTATCGAGCGTAACGAGGTGGTATTGGATCGCGATACACTTCTTGAGAAGGATCACCTAGATGTTATCCTGGATGCAGAAGTGGCAAACATCCTTCTTCACAAAGAAGATGTAGAAAGTAGCGAATACGCCATTATCTACAATACCCTTCAAAAGGATCCTACGAACTCTGAGAAAGAAGCGGTTGAGCACATCTACCGTCAGCTTCGTAACGCTGAACCACCTGATGAGGAAACCGCACGCGGTATCATCGATAAGTTGTTCTTCTCGGAACAGCGCTACAACTTGGGTGAAGTAGGTCGTTACCGTTTGAACAAGAAACTCGGTCTTGAAATTGAGAGCGATGTTCAAGTTCTTACCAAAGACGATATTATTCACATCATTCGCTATTTGATCCAATTGATCAATAGCAAGGCTGAAGTGGATGATATCGACCACTTGTCAAACCGTCGTGTTCGTACAGTAGGTGAGCAGTTAGCGAACCAGTTCGGCGTAGGTTTGGCTCGTATGGCACGCACTATCCGTGAGCGTATGAACGTTCGCGATAACGAGGTGTTTACGCCAATTGATTTGATTAATGCGAAGACTCTAAGCTCGGTTATCAACTCGTTCTTCGGAACCAACCAGTTGAGCCAGTTTATGGATCAAACTAACCCGCTTTCAGAAATAACGCACAAGCGTCGTCTTTCTGCACTCGGGCCTGGTGGTTTGAGCCGTGAGCGTGCGGGCTTTGAGGTTCGTGACGTTCACTATACGCACTACGGTCGTCTTTGTCCGATCGAAACACCAGAAGGTCCAAACATTGGTTTGATTTCTTCCCTCTGTGTGTACGCCAAAGTGAACAATATGGGCTTTATCGAAACTCCTTACCGCAAGGTAGAGAATGGTAAAGTTCGCTTGGATCAAGCTCCAAACTACCTCAGTGCTGAGGAAGAAGAAGAGAAGGTAATCGCTCAGGCAAATGCTCCACTGAATCCTGATGGAACATTTGAGAACAATCGCGTTAAAGTACGTGATGAAGGTGATTTCCCTGTTCTTGAACCAAGTGAGATCAACTACATGGACGTTGCTCCTAACCAGATTGCGTCTATCTCTGCATCACTTATTCCATTCCTAGAGCACGATGATGCAAACCGTGCATTGATGGGATCGAACATGATGCGTCAGGCCGTGCCTTTGTTGCGTCCTGATCGTCCTATCGTTGGTACTGGTCTCGAAGGTCAAGTGGCTCGCGATTCACGTGTACTTGCTCAGGCAGAAGGAGACGGTGTGGTTGAATTTGTTGATGCTCGTGAAATTCACATTCGCTACGATCGCACGGAAGAAGATCGCCTTGTAAGTTTTGACGACGATGTGAAGGTTTATCACCTCACCAAGTTCCTCAAGACCAACCAAAGCACAACCATCACACTTCGTCCAATTGTTGCTCGCGGTGAGCGCGTAACGAAGGGGCAGATTCTTTGTGAAGGATACGGTACAGAGAAAGGTGACCTTGCATTGGGTCGTAACCTACTCGTAGCGTTCATGCCTTGGAAAGGGTACAACTTCGAGGATGCGATTGTAATCAATGAAAAGGTAGTTCGTGAAGATATCTTTACTTCTATCCACATTGACGAGTATACTCTAGAAGTACGCGATACGAAATTGGGTATGGAAGAATTGACTTCTGACATTCCTAACGTATCTGAAGAGGCGACTAAGGACCTTGACGAAAACGGTATCATCCGCATTGGTGCTGAAGTGAAGCCTGGTGATATCCTCATCGGTAAGATTACACCAAAAGGAGAAAGTGACCCTTCACCAGAAGAGAAACTCCTCCGTGCAATCTTCGGTGATAAAGCAGGTGATGTGAAAGATGCTTCATTGAAAGCTTCTCCATCTCTTCAAGGTGTGGTAGTGAACAAGAAATTGTTCTCTCGCGCTGTGAAAGATAAGCGTCAACGTCAGTCTGATAAAGAAGAATTGGAAGTACTTGAACTCGAATTCAACAGTCAGTTGGAAGGTGTTCGTGGTATTTTCATCGAAAAACTATCTCAACTCGTTGCGGGTAAAACATGTCAAGGTGTTACCAACGACTTGAATGAGGAAGTAATTCCGAAAGGAACGAAGTTCACTCAAAAAGTATTGAATAGTATTGAGGACTTTACTCGTATTACGGGTGGTACTTGGACTACAGATACCGACAAGAATGAACTCATCACCAACTTGGTACACAACTACAAGATCAAGGTGAACGACCTTACCGGTATCTACCGTCGTAAGAAGTTCCAAATCTCTGTAGGTGACGAATTGCCAGCAGGTATCATCAAGCTCGCTAAAGTTTACATCGCTAAGAAGCGTAAACTCAAAGTGGGTGATAAGATGGCGGGTCGTCACGGTAACAAGGGTATTGTTGCTAAAATCGTTCGTGAAGAAGACATGCCATTCCTCGAGGACGGAACTCCAGTAGATATCGTATTGAATCCATTGGGTGTACCTTCTCGTATGAACATTGGTCAGATTTACGAAACCGTTCTTGGTTGGGCCGGTAAGAATCTAGGTAAGCACTATGCAACTCCTATTTTCGACGGTGCATCATTAGATGATATCAAGAAAGAAACAGACGCTGCAGGTGTTCCTGAGTTTGGTCACACTTATCTACACGATGGTGGTACCGGACAGAGATTCGACCAGAAAGCAACTGTTGGTGTGATCTACATGCTTAAGCTTGGTCACATGGTTGACGATAAGATGCACGCACGTTCTATTGGACCATACTCACTTATTACACAGCAACCATTGGGTGGTAAAGCTCAGTTTGGTGGTCAGCGTTTTGGTGAGATGGAGGTTTGGGCACTCGAAGCATTCGGTGCATCGAACATCTTGCGTGAAATCTTGACTGTGAAATCCGATGACGTTGTGGGTCGTGCGAAGACGTACGAGACTATCGTTAAAGGAGAGCGCATGCCGGAACCGGGAATCCCTGAATCGTTCAACGTATTGTTGCACGAGATGCAAGGCCTCGGACTTAAGATCACTTTGGACTAA
- the rpoC gene encoding DNA-directed RNA polymerase subunit beta' has protein sequence MALRKGDQNTNSGFNTITISLASPEYILERSSGEVLKPETINYRTHKPERDGLFCERIFGPVKDYECACGKYKRIRYKGIVCDRCGVEVTEKKVRRERIGHISLVVPVAHIWYFRSLPNKIGYLLGLPSKKLDMIIYYERYVVIQPADAVDNEGNPLTQMQFLTEEEYLDALERLPVENQYLDENDPNKFIAKMGAEALISLLQRIDLDELSFSLRHKANTETSQQRKQEALKRLQVVEAFRDANGHIENKPEWMIMKVVPIIPPELRPLVPLDGGRFATSDLNDLYRRVIIRNNRLKRLLEIKAPEVILRNEKRMLQEAVDSLFDNTRKASAVKTDANRALKSLSDSLKGKQGRFRQNLLGKRVDYSARSVIVIGPELKLHECGLPKNMAAELYKPFIVRKLIERGIVKTVKSAKKIIDKRDPVVWDILENVMKGHPVLLNRAPTLHRLGIQAFQPKLIEGKAIQLHPLTCTAFNADFDGDQMAVHLPLGPAAILEAQLLMLASHNILNPANGSPITVPSQDMVLGLYYMTKMRKNSEDHKVRGEGMIFYSPEEVEIAYNEGMVDLHATIKVRTEDLNEDHEVETMMIETTVGRVLFNKVVPRGVGYVNEVLTKKALRDIIANILRRSNVPTTAKFLDDMKNLGYSNAFRGGLSFSLGDIIIPEAKEKLIAEAEGEVQTIFSNYSMGLITNNERYNQVIDVWTNTNARLTQAAMNELISDRQGFNPIYMMLDSGARGSKEQIRQLSGMRGLMAKPQKSGSSGGEIIENPIISNFKEGLSILEYFISTHGARKGLADTALKTADAGYLTRRLVDVAQDVIIMEDDCGTLRGLEVSPLKKNEEVVESLYERIVGRVALNDIIDPLSGEVYVEGGSIIFEENARRIDESPLESVEVRSPLTCESKKGICAKCYGRNLATAKDVQMGEAVGVIAAQSIGEPGTQLTLRTFHVGGTAGNIAEESTMRAKFDGIIEFDDVRTVSGEDSEGNTVEIVIGRTGEVKVVDAKTGIAVMTSNVPYGSHLNVVDGQKVKKGDEICAWDPYNAVIIAEHPGAVGYQDIVQGVTYKVEIDEQTGFQDKVISDSRNKKLIPTIQILDKKGAEVKHYTLPVGAHLMVNEGEEIKSGKVLVKIPRKSAKAGDITGGLPRVTELFEARNPSNPAVVSEIDGTVSYGKIKRGNREIIIESRTGEQRKYLINLSKQILVQENDYVRAGMALSDGAITPSDILAIQGPTRVQEYLVNEVQEVYRLQGVKINDKHFEVIVRQMMRKVDIKDPGDTSFLEGHLAHVTDFIEENDRIFDKKVVEEAGDSDVLRPGQIINARQLRDENSRLKRADKALVVARDAKPATAVPVLQGITRASLQTKSFMSAASFQETTKVLNEAAVAGKQDTLEGLKENVIVGHRIPAGTGIKHYYKSIVGSKSDYDKMMANKDVEVESAE, from the coding sequence ATGGCTCTACGAAAAGGAGATCAGAACACCAATAGCGGATTCAACACGATTACGATTAGCTTGGCATCGCCAGAGTATATTCTCGAGCGTTCAAGCGGCGAGGTGTTGAAACCCGAAACTATTAATTACCGTACGCACAAGCCTGAAAGAGACGGACTCTTCTGTGAGCGTATCTTCGGACCTGTGAAGGACTACGAATGTGCATGTGGTAAATACAAGCGCATCCGTTATAAGGGAATCGTCTGCGACCGCTGTGGTGTAGAGGTTACCGAAAAGAAAGTACGTCGTGAGCGCATCGGTCACATCAGCTTGGTGGTGCCGGTTGCTCACATTTGGTACTTCCGCTCATTGCCTAACAAAATCGGTTACTTGCTCGGACTTCCAAGCAAGAAGCTAGATATGATTATCTACTACGAACGTTACGTTGTTATTCAACCGGCTGACGCAGTAGATAACGAAGGCAATCCGCTAACACAAATGCAGTTCCTTACGGAAGAAGAATACCTCGATGCACTCGAGCGTCTTCCAGTAGAGAACCAATATTTGGACGAAAACGATCCAAACAAGTTCATCGCTAAGATGGGTGCTGAAGCATTGATTTCATTGCTTCAGAGAATTGATTTGGACGAATTGTCTTTTTCTCTTCGTCACAAGGCGAATACAGAAACTTCACAACAACGTAAGCAAGAGGCTCTTAAGCGTCTTCAAGTTGTTGAAGCTTTCCGCGATGCCAATGGCCACATTGAGAACAAGCCAGAGTGGATGATTATGAAGGTGGTGCCTATTATCCCACCTGAATTGCGCCCTCTTGTTCCGTTGGATGGTGGTCGTTTTGCAACATCCGACTTGAACGATCTTTACCGTCGTGTCATTATCCGTAACAACCGTTTGAAGCGTCTACTCGAAATCAAGGCTCCAGAAGTGATCTTGAGAAACGAGAAGCGTATGCTTCAAGAGGCTGTGGATAGTTTGTTCGACAACACCCGTAAAGCAAGTGCTGTTAAGACCGATGCCAACCGTGCATTGAAATCACTTTCTGACAGCTTGAAAGGGAAGCAAGGTCGTTTCCGTCAGAACCTACTCGGTAAGCGTGTGGATTACTCGGCTCGTTCGGTTATTGTTATCGGACCTGAATTGAAACTACACGAATGTGGTCTTCCTAAGAACATGGCAGCGGAGCTTTACAAGCCGTTTATCGTTCGTAAGTTGATCGAGAGAGGTATCGTTAAGACGGTTAAGAGCGCGAAGAAGATTATCGACAAGCGCGATCCAGTAGTTTGGGATATCCTCGAAAACGTAATGAAAGGTCACCCGGTTCTTCTAAACCGTGCTCCGACTCTTCACCGTTTGGGTATTCAAGCTTTCCAACCAAAGCTGATTGAAGGTAAGGCAATTCAACTTCACCCGTTGACCTGTACGGCGTTTAACGCTGACTTCGACGGTGACCAAATGGCGGTACACCTCCCATTGGGACCTGCTGCAATTTTGGAAGCCCAGTTGTTGATGTTGGCCTCGCACAATATCCTTAACCCTGCAAACGGTTCACCAATTACAGTACCGTCTCAGGACATGGTTCTTGGTCTTTACTACATGACCAAGATGCGCAAGAACAGCGAAGACCATAAGGTTCGTGGTGAAGGCATGATTTTCTACTCTCCAGAGGAAGTGGAGATTGCCTACAACGAAGGTATGGTTGATCTACACGCTACCATTAAAGTTCGTACAGAGGACTTGAATGAGGATCACGAGGTAGAGACAATGATGATCGAAACTACAGTAGGTCGCGTTCTCTTTAACAAAGTGGTACCTCGCGGTGTAGGTTATGTGAACGAAGTATTGACAAAGAAAGCCCTTCGTGATATTATCGCGAATATTCTTCGTCGTTCTAACGTTCCAACGACTGCTAAGTTCCTTGATGATATGAAGAACTTGGGTTACTCAAACGCCTTCCGTGGTGGATTGAGCTTCTCCCTTGGCGATATCATCATTCCAGAAGCAAAAGAGAAACTCATTGCTGAAGCAGAAGGAGAGGTTCAAACCATCTTCTCTAACTATAGCATGGGTCTTATCACCAATAACGAGCGTTACAACCAAGTAATTGACGTTTGGACAAACACCAATGCGCGTTTGACACAAGCGGCTATGAACGAGTTGATCAGCGACCGTCAAGGTTTCAACCCGATCTACATGATGCTTGATTCAGGTGCACGGGGTTCCAAAGAGCAGATTCGTCAGCTTTCTGGTATGCGTGGATTGATGGCCAAGCCTCAAAAATCTGGTTCAAGCGGTGGAGAGATTATCGAGAACCCGATCATTTCCAACTTTAAGGAAGGTCTATCGATTCTCGAGTACTTTATCTCTACTCACGGTGCACGTAAAGGTCTTGCGGATACGGCGTTGAAAACGGCGGATGCGGGTTACCTAACTCGTCGTTTGGTTGACGTTGCTCAAGACGTTATCATCATGGAGGACGATTGTGGAACACTCCGCGGTCTTGAAGTTTCTCCATTGAAGAAGAATGAAGAGGTTGTTGAATCTCTTTACGAGAGAATCGTTGGTCGTGTTGCGTTGAACGATATCATCGACCCACTTTCAGGTGAAGTTTACGTGGAAGGCGGTTCAATCATCTTCGAAGAGAATGCACGTCGTATTGATGAAAGCCCACTTGAATCTGTAGAAGTACGTTCACCACTTACTTGTGAAAGTAAGAAAGGGATCTGTGCGAAGTGTTACGGTCGTAACCTCGCTACTGCTAAGGACGTTCAAATGGGTGAGGCTGTTGGTGTTATTGCAGCACAGTCGATCGGTGAACCAGGAACACAGCTTACACTACGTACCTTCCACGTGGGGGGTACCGCAGGTAACATTGCTGAAGAAAGCACTATGCGTGCTAAGTTTGATGGAATCATTGAATTTGATGACGTTCGTACTGTATCGGGCGAAGATTCAGAAGGCAACACTGTAGAGATCGTAATTGGTCGTACAGGTGAAGTGAAGGTGGTTGATGCGAAAACGGGTATTGCCGTAATGACCAGCAACGTTCCTTACGGTTCACACTTGAATGTTGTTGATGGTCAGAAAGTGAAGAAAGGTGACGAGATTTGTGCTTGGGACCCTTACAACGCTGTGATCATTGCTGAGCACCCGGGTGCCGTTGGATATCAAGATATCGTACAAGGTGTTACCTATAAGGTTGAGATTGACGAACAGACTGGATTCCAGGATAAGGTTATCTCTGACTCACGTAACAAGAAGCTCATCCCAACCATCCAAATTTTGGATAAGAAGGGCGCTGAAGTGAAGCACTATACTCTTCCAGTAGGTGCACACTTGATGGTAAACGAAGGAGAAGAAATCAAGTCGGGTAAAGTACTCGTTAAGATTCCTCGTAAGTCTGCCAAAGCGGGTGATATCACCGGTGGTCTTCCTCGTGTAACAGAATTGTTCGAAGCGCGTAACCCATCTAACCCAGCTGTGGTTAGTGAGATTGATGGTACTGTTAGTTACGGTAAAATCAAGCGTGGTAACCGTGAGATCATTATTGAATCTCGTACAGGTGAACAACGCAAGTACTTGATCAACTTGTCTAAGCAGATTCTTGTTCAAGAGAACGATTACGTGAGAGCGGGTATGGCGTTGTCAGATGGAGCGATTACTCCTAGCGACATTCTTGCTATTCAAGGTCCAACTCGAGTTCAAGAGTACTTGGTGAATGAAGTACAAGAGGTGTACCGTCTACAAGGTGTGAAGATCAACGATAAGCACTTTGAGGTAATTGTACGTCAAATGATGCGTAAAGTTGACATCAAGGATCCGGGAGACACTAGCTTCTTGGAAGGTCACTTGGCTCACGTTACTGACTTCATCGAAGAAAATGATCGCATTTTCGACAAGAAGGTAGTTGAAGAAGCTGGAGATAGCGATGTATTGCGTCCAGGACAGATTATCAATGCACGTCAATTGCGCGATGAGAACTCTCGTTTGAAGCGTGCCGACAAAGCATTGGTAGTAGCTAGAGATGCAAAGCCAGCAACAGCCGTTCCAGTACTTCAAGGTATCACAAGAGCTTCCCTACAAACGAAGTCATTCATGTCGGCAGCTTCCTTCCAGGAAACTACCAAGGTATTGAATGAGGCCGCTGTAGCCGGTAAGCAAGATACTTTGGAAGGCTTGAAGGAGAATGTGATTGTTGGTCACCGTATCCCTGCTGGTACAGGTATTAAGCACTATTACAAGTCAATCGTCGGATCGAAGTCGGACTACGATAAGATGATGGCTAATAAAGATGTTGAAGTAGAAAGCGCAGAATAA
- a CDS encoding DUF3467 domain-containing protein encodes MEGDPKDPKGTNSLNIELTPESADGTYSNLAIINHSHSEFVVDFVQIMPGMPKARVKSRIILTPEHAKRLAKALSENVARYEQMHGEIAEKEQPGIPLNFGGPTGQA; translated from the coding sequence ATGGAAGGAGATCCAAAAGACCCTAAGGGTACGAATTCGTTGAATATTGAATTGACGCCGGAATCGGCGGATGGTACATACTCGAACTTGGCCATCATCAATCACAGTCACTCTGAGTTCGTGGTGGATTTCGTTCAGATTATGCCGGGCATGCCAAAAGCAAGAGTGAAGTCGAGAATCATTCTTACTCCAGAGCATGCAAAGCGTCTCGCTAAGGCACTTTCGGAAAATGTAGCTCGCTATGAGCAGATGCATGGAGAGATTGCCGAGAAGGAACAGCCAGGAATTCCATTGAATTTTGGTGGTCCAACGGGACAAGCTTAA